In Amia ocellicauda isolate fAmiCal2 chromosome 16, fAmiCal2.hap1, whole genome shotgun sequence, the following proteins share a genomic window:
- the frzb gene encoding secreted frizzled-related protein 3 produces MISYELLGTFLALTCLLGMPTARAAACEPIRIPMCKPMPWNMTKMPNHLHHSTQANAVLAIEQFEGLLGTKCSPDLLFFLCAMYAPICTIDFQHDPIKPCKSVCERAKCGCEPVMKRYNHTWPESLACEELPVYDRGVCISPEAIVTAEAPDNPELPKCQPESMPDFPMDSHNVNCRVTNTEVCKCKSIKLTINTYLRKNYNYVIRARVREIRSRNHDVSAVVEVKDVLKSSLVNIPRDVVTLHSNSGCLCPRLNANEEYIIMGYENEEQSRLLLIEGSIALKWKDRLGRRVKQWDQKHQGKGNSARNEMKKSRH; encoded by the exons ATGATTTCCTACGAGCTGCTCGGCACTTTCCTGGCTCTGACCTGCCTGCTCGGGATGCCTACAGCCAGGGCGGCGGCGTGTGAGCCCATCCGGATCCCCATGTGCAAGCCCATGCCCTGGAACATGACCAAGATGCCCAACCACCTCCACCACAGCACCCAGGCCAACGCCGTCCTGGCCATCGAGCAGTTCGAGGGCTTGCTGGGGACCAAGTGCAGCCCGGACTTGCTCTTTTTCCTGTGCGCCATGTATGCGCCCATCTGCACCATCGACTTCCAGCACGACCCCATCAAGCCGTGCAAGTCGGTGTGCGAGCGGGCGAAGTGCGGCTGCGAGCCGGTCATGAAGAGGTACAACCACACCTGGCCGGAGAGCCTGGCTTGCGAGGAGCTGCCCGTGTATGACCGGGGGGTGTGCATCTCTCCGGAGGCCATCGTCACCGCGGAAGCGCCGG ACAACCCAGAGTTACCCAAATGCCAACCAG AGTCAATGCCAGATTTCCCAATGGATTCTCACAACGTCAACTGCAGAGTCACCAACACTG aagtctgcaagtgcaaatCCATAAAACTCACCATTAATACATATCTAaggaaaaattataattatg TAATCCGAGCGAGAGTGAGAGAAATCAGAAGCAGAAATCACGATGTGAGTGCAGTCGTGGAAGTGAAAGATGTCCTGAAGTCGTCCCTGGTCAATATTCCTCGAGATGTGGTCACTCTGCACTCTAACTCGGGGTGTCTGTGCCCCCGACTCAACGCCAACGAGGAATATATCATCATGGGCTATGAGAACGAGGAACAATCAAG GTTACTCTTGATCGAGGGCTCGATTGCGTTGAAGTGGAAGGACCGTCTGGGCAGGAGAGTGAAG CAATGGGACCAAAAACATCAAGGCAAAGGAAACTCAGCgcgaaatgaaatgaaaaaaagccGTCACTGA